From a region of the Cucumis sativus cultivar 9930 chromosome 6, Cucumber_9930_V3, whole genome shotgun sequence genome:
- the LOC101206517 gene encoding uncharacterized RNA-binding protein C1827.05c, with protein MGAKARKAMKKKLNKATPLSSDKKESADFLPLEGGPGRKLSVQKPLESTATVLYIGRIPHGFFEKEMEGFFGQFGKVKRLRIARNKKTGKSKHFGYVEFESPEVAKIVADSMHNYLLYEHILKVHLIDPEHVHPKLWKGFNYRHRPLNWSELERKHHNKERTLEEHKKLVDRILKRDQARQKRIRAAGIDYECPEIVGGVQPTPKKIKFDED; from the exons TTTCATCCGACAAGAAGGAATCTGCCGATTTCTTG ccGTTGGAGGGTGGTCCTGGGCGTAAGTTATCGGTACAGAAGCCATTGGAAAGTACTGCTACTGTTCTTTACATTGGCCGCATACCCCATGGTTTCTTCGAGAAGGAGATGGAAG GGTTTTTCGGACAGTTTGGGAAAGTAAAAAGATTAAGAATTGCACGAAATAAAAAG ACGGGGAAGTCGAAGCATTTTGGCTAcgttgaatttgaatctccAGAG GTAGCAAAAATTGTAGCTGATTCCATGCATAACTATTTGTTGTATGAACACATTCTGAAAGTCCATCTAATTGATCCCGAGCATGTTCACCCCAAACT ATGGAAAGGTTTTAACTATCGCCATAGGCCCTTAAACTGGTCTGAACTTGAGCGTAAGCATCATAACAAG GAAAGGACATTGGAGGAACACAAGAAGTTGGTGGATAGAATATTGAAGCGGGATCAGGCTAGACAGAAGAGGATAAGGGCTGCTGGGATTGATTATGAGTGTCCAGAAATT GTGGGTGGTGTCCAACCAACTCCCAAGAAGATCAAATTCGATGAAGATTAG
- the LOC101206763 gene encoding cytochrome P450 77A3, with the protein MASSSSSSSFSDHRLFFSFLAFTLSAFIFFLAHKRTSKPRLNLPPGPRGWPIVGNLFQVARTGKHFFEYIEDIRHNYGPILTLQMGARTMIILSGPDLIHEALIKRGPAFASRPPENPTRIVFSNNKFSVNAALYGGVWRSLRRNMVENMLSSTRLKEFRDVRKKAMDKLVQRIRTDAEANGGAVWVLKNARFAVFCILLAMCFGLEMDEESVEQMDQVLKTVLITVDPRIDDFLPILRPFFAKQRKRAMEVRREQIEFVVQFINRRKKALQNPGSDNKATSFSYLDTLFDLKVDGRKSTPTDAELVTLCSEFLNGGVDTTATAIEWGIAELITNPNVQKKLYEEIKQLVGDRKVDESDVQKLPYLQAVVKELLRKHPPTYFSLTHSGIEASKLGGYDIPMEASVEVYLAGMSNDPKVWKNPEKFEPERFMSGEEEVDMTGIKGMKMIPFGVGRRICPGLGMATIHVHLMMAKLVQEFEWSSYPPNSELDFTKKYEFTVVMKNSLRAIATTRA; encoded by the coding sequence ATggcgtcttcttcttcttcttcttctttctctgaTCATCgacttttcttctccttcttagCCTTCACCCTCTCTgcattcatcttcttcctcgcTCATAAACGCACCTCTAAGCCACGTCTCAACCTCCCCCCAGGACCCCGTGGCTGGCCCATCGTCGGAAACCTCTTCCAGGTCGCTCGCACCGGAAAGCATTTCTTCGAATACATTGAAGACATACGCCACAATTACGGCCCAATCTTGACTCTTCAGATGGGCGCTCGCACCATGATCATCTTGTCCGGACCCGACCTCATCCACGAAGCCTTAATCAAACGCGGCCCAGCTTTCGCCAGCCGTCCGCCCGAAAATCCAACTCGAATCGTCTTCAGCAACAACAAATTCTCCGTTAACGCCGCCCTCTACGGCGGTGTCTGGCGCTCACTCCGTCGTAATATGGTTGAGAATATGCTCTCTTCCACTCGCTTGAAGGAGTTTCGCGATGTTAGAAAGAAGGCCATGGATAAGCTCGTTCAACGCATTCGAACCGACGCTGAGGCGAACGGCGGCGCCGTTTGGGTGTTGAAAAACGCTCGATTCGCTGTGTTCTGTATTCTCTTAGCAATGTGTTTCGGATTAGAAATGGATGAGGAATCGGTTGAGCAAATGGATCAAGTTCTTAAAACTGTTCTGATCACCGTCGATCCCAGAATCGACGATTTTCTCCCGATTTTGAGGCCGTTCTTTGCTAAACAGAGGAAACGCGCGATGGAAGTAAGAAGAGAGCAAATCGAATTCGTTGTCCAGTTCATCAATCGAAgaaaaaaagcacttcaaaATCCAGGTTCAgacaataaagcaacttcattTTCGTACCTCGATACACTCTTCGATCTCAAAGTGGACGGCCGGAAATCTACCCCAACCGACGCCGAACTAGTCACTCTCTGTTCCGAATTCCTCAACGGAGGCGTGGACACGACGGCAACCGCCATCGAATGGGGAATCGCAGAGCTAATCACAAACCCTAACGTTCAGAAAAAGCTTTACGAAGAAATCAAGCAATTAGTAGGCGACAGAAAAGTAGATGAATCTGATGTTCAGAAATTGCCTTATCTTCAAGCGGTTGTGAAGGAATTGCTGAGAAAGCATCCTCCGACGTACTTCTCGCTGACACACTCAGGGATCGAGGCGTCTAAACTGGGGGGATACGATATTCCGATGGAGGCGAGTGTGGAGGTTTATTTAGCCGGAATGAGTAACGATCCGAAAGTGTGGAAGAATCCGGAGAAATTTGAACCGGAGAGATTCATGTCGGGGGAGGAAGAGGTGGATATGACAGGGATTAAAGGAATGAAAATGATTCCGTTCGGAGTTGGAAGGAGAATTTGCCCGGGTTTGGGAATGGCGACGATTCATGTTCATCTGATGATGGCGAAGTTGGTTCAGGAATTTGAATGGAGTTCGTATCCGCCGAATAGTGAATTGGATTTTACGAAGAAGTATGAATTTACTGTTGTGATGAAGAATTCTCTTAGAGCCATTGCCACAACCAGAGCTTGA
- the LOC101206999 gene encoding RING-H2 finger protein ATL8: MMSSGVNLVMTVIGFTVSTLFIVFVCTRLVCARIHLNASRRSFPIASRSDLSGLERGLHGVEPMVVANFPTKKYSDDYFSSMQNAQCTVCLADYHSEDLLRILPYCGHSFHVNCIDIWLHQHSTCPVCRLSLREVQDKKRTMQPLFSSAIRALNSDPCRGFPLRDLENNGLEQPIQENHYTTGTNGAADPIENASPFIEGNQNSKGCRNKNVESPSNA; the protein is encoded by the exons ATGATGTCTTCGGGAGTGAATTTGGTGATGACAGTGATTGGGTTCACTGTGAGCACTTTGTTCATCGTGTTCGTTTGTACAAGGCTTGTTTGTGCTAGGATTCATCTCAATGCTTCAAGGCGTTCCTTCCCAATCGCTTCTAGATCCGATCTCAGTGGG TTGGAACGGGGATTACACGGTGTAGAGCCTATGGTTGTAGCCAACTTTCCGACTAAGAAGTATAGTGATGATTACTTCTCGTCTATGCAAAATGCTCA ATGCACAGTTTGCTTGGCAGATTATCATAGTGAAGACTTATTGCGCATTCTCCCCTACTGTGGACACTCCTTCCATGTGAACTGCATAGACATATGGCTGCATCAACACTCAACATGCCCAGTTTGTCGTCTATCGTTACGCGAGGTCCAAGACAAGAAACGAACAATGCAACCCTTGTTTAGCTCAGCAATTCGCGCTCTCAACTCAGATCCCTGCCGCGGGTTCCCATTAAGAGACCTTGAAAACAATGGGTTGGAACAACCAATCCAAGAGAATCACTACACAACTGGGACCAATGGAGCAGCGGATCCAATAGAGAACGCTTCCCCATTCATCGAGGGTAACCAGAATAGTAAAGGCtgtagaaacaaaaatgtagaAAGTCCATCAAATGCTTGA
- the LOC101207733 gene encoding uncharacterized protein LOC101207733: protein MENPDQDQQDPRSVPGVEDTTAMTIEFLRARLLSERSVSKSARQRADELAKRVAELEEQLKIVSLQRKMAEKATADVLAILEDNGASDISETLDSNSDHETEPKVEDGLAREDVSSGTVRRRNEHEEYSGSNIDTSPVLGGSLSWKGRNDSPHTREKYKKHSIRSRSSFTSIGSSSPKHQLGRSCRQIKRRDTRPLDGEQELKSDALVDSSEEIPSTSLEDSQNYSVNGHSILRDGYEVREKTRSSSSGVHNSVGNSDQDNDIDGYEKVDDMEKALKCQAQLIDQYEAMEKAQREWEEKFRENNNSTPDSCDPGNHSDITEERDEMRAQAPNLSNNPANEAKPQVAFDCDTRDLSQAQTNGLGPSMCAVDVEDLQDQNTNSISTSKSLEEFTFPMANVKQCQESQENSAQEPSCTSHLNHGLPERPLSSHGGINSYDQETPCSNNDLYALVPHEPPALDGVLEALKQAKLSLTKKIIKLPSVDGESESIDKSIGPLSIPKMGDRLEIPVGCAGLFRLPTDFAAEASSQANFLASSSQLRSPTHYPGEGAALSANHQIFPGHEMEDRSSFLRDSRLRSSGYRAGSGFTRDGFLTDHIPENRWKNPGQKHHFDQYFDAVQPSSYVHNYPPRPVSSNIHPNDTFLRTFPGRSTEMPPTNQYSFYDDQFRPNMYR from the exons ATGGAGAATCCTGATCAGGATCAGCAAGATCCAAG GAGTGTTCCTGGTGTGGAGGACACAACTGCCATGACTATTGAGTTTCTTCGTGCCCGACTTCTATCAGAACGATCGGTTTCAAAAAGTGCAAGACAAAGAGCTGATGAACTAGCAAAACGA GTTGCAGAACTCGAGGAGCAGCTAAAGATTGTGTCTCTTCAAAGAAAGATGGCTGAAAAGGCCACAGCAGATGTACTTGCCATTTTAGAAGATAATGGCGCTAGTGATATTTCTGAGACACTTGATTCAAACTCTGATCATGAAACTGAACCAAAAGTTGAGGATGGTCTTGCTAGAGAGGATGTGAGCTCCGGTACAGTGCGGAGGAGAAATGAACATGAAGAATATTCAGGTTCTAATATTGATACTTCTCCAGTGCTAGGCGGAAGCCTGTCTTGGAAAGGTCGCAATGATTCACCACATACTCGTGAGAAGTACAAAAAACATTCTATACGAAGTCGAAGCAGTTTTACTTCGATTGGTTCTTCTTCACCAAAACACCAACTTGGAAGATCATGCCGTCAGATAAAACGTAGAGATACAAG ACCACTAGATGGGGAGCAAGAGCTCAAATCTGATGCTCTCGTGGATAGTTCCGAAGAGATACCGTCTACTTCTTTAGAAGACTCTCAAAATTACTCTGTAAATGGGCACAGTATATTGAGAGATGGCTATGAAGTTCGTGAAAAGACACGCTCAAGTTCTTCAGGAGTTCATAATAGTGTAGGAAATAGTGATCAGGATAATGACATAGATGGATATGAAAAAGTGGATGATATGGAGAAGGCATTGAAATGCCAAGCACAACTTATTGATCAATATGAAGCAATGGAAAAGGCTCAAAGAGAATGGGAAGAGAAGTTCAGAGAAAATAACAACAGTACACCC GATTCTTGTGACCCTGGAAACCATTCAGATATTACCGAGGAAAGGGACGAGATGAGGGCTCAAGCTCCAAATCTGTCAAATAATCCTGCAAATGAGGCAAAACCACAGGTTGCGTTCGATTGTGACACTAGAGATTTGTCCCAAGCTCAAACCAATGGGCTTGGCCCATCTATGTGTGCTGTTGATGTGGAAGACTTGCAGGATCAGAATACAAACAGCATTTCTACTTCAAAATCACTTGAAGAATTTACCTTTCCTATGGCTAATGTGAAGCAATGCCAAGAAAGCCAGGAAAACAGTGCACAAGAACCTTCATGTACCTCCCATCTCAATCATGGGCTACCTGAAAGGCCATTGTCATCTCATGGTGGTATCAATTCATATGACCAAGAAACTCCATGCAGTAATAATGATCTATATGCATTGGTACCACATGAACCGCCTGCATTAGATGGTGTACTAGAGGCACTTAAACAAGCGAAACTATCACTAACAAagaaaatcatcaaattaCCCTCTGTAGATGGTGAAAGTGAATCAATTGATAAATCCATTGGACCACTTTCTATCCCAAAAATGGGGGACAGGTTAGAAATCCCCGTTGGATGTGCTGGGCTCTTCAGACTTCCGACTGATTTTGCTGCTGAAGCTTCTTCACAAGCAAACTTCCTAGCTTCCAGTTCTCAGTTAAGATCTCCAACTCATTATCCTGGTGAGGGTGCTGCATTATCTGCAAACCATCAAATTTTCCCTGGTCATGAAATGGAGGATAGATCAAGTTTTTTAAGAGACAGTCGTTTACGCAGCAGCGGCTACCGCGCTGGTTCAGGTTTTACCCGAGATGGATTTCTGACTGACCATATTCCTGAGAATAGATGGAAAAATCCAGGTCAGAAGCATCATTTCGATCAATACTTTGATGCAGTTCAACCCTCTTCCTATGTACACAACTATCCACCTCGTCCTGTATCCTCAAACATACATCCCAATGATACTTTTTTGAGAACTTTTCCCGGTCGGAGCACAGAAATGCCTCCGACGAACCaatattcattttatgatGATCAATTTAGGCCAAATATGTATAGATAG